In Phalacrocorax carbo chromosome 17, bPhaCar2.1, whole genome shotgun sequence, the genomic window CCAAGGCAAACTATCAGCTtatcaatattttttctattttagggCCAATAATTGAGCTGCAAGAGATTGAGCTTGCAGATTTATGGGGAGGCCTTGATGACCAGGAGGGTTGTGAGGAACTCAGTGAAAAGTTAGTCTTGTCTCCAGCAGGAATCTCTGAGGGAGAGATTTTAGCATGTCAGCCTGTAGAAGACAATAGACAAAGCACAAACACAATGAGAACTAGTGTCAGAGGAGGTCTTTTTGAACAAATGGGCATGAGGGAAGCTGAGACTGGAGGAATTTCTAAGGCAGAACACCAAGCACCAGAATCAAGTGATGCTGAAGtgagaaaggaaggggaaggcgCTGTGTCAGCAGTgaaaagcactgattttaaagCCAGTGATTTGGATGGAGATACAATACCTAGTGAGAAATCCTGTTTCCATGAAGACATCAAAACTGGGAGGCAAACGGAGTCTGCAAGCGCAGACAAAGAGGAGGAAGCTTTCCCAGGATCAGCCTCCACTGGGTACAGTCTCAGTAGAGGTGGAGAACCTGGATGTGAAAAACaggtggaggaagaggaattTAGTCAGGGTGGAGAgcctgaaagagaaacaaatagGGAAGGAGATTGTCGTATCTCGGACAGAGAACCTGGCTCAGAAGGGCAAGTTAGTCGGGAGAAGGACAACTGCATTGCAGAGGCAACCCACACAATTTCAGAACCAACACCTGAAGCTATAACCATGACCTTGGAAGACAGAGCTGTGGCAGACGTGGACATCATTGCTTCAAAACAGGCTGCTCCAGTCGCAGAGGTTGTGAAAGAAACTCCTGCAAGAACAGACACTTTTTCTAGGCGGCATGGCAGCCAGTTTGGCCAACAGACAAGCTCCGAGACAAGACCGCAGGATGAGGATCTTCTGCAAGACCAAAGTAAAGGTAAAGCATTCTTTATTCCAGCAGACCTTAATCTTTTTCAACATATACATTTGGAGTGGTTTAACTTCAGGTGTGGTTTTAATCCATTTCAAAACTACTGGAAGCATGTGAGTGATTTCTGAATACACAAGACGATAAGCTTTGACGTCTTCTCAGCACAGTGTTTTCTGCCAAGGTTTCAGAGTGTGTTCCTCTCACAGGACGGCAGGTGGGTCACTTTGCTGGTGATCTGTATTCAGGGCACTGAGCAGACATCTTAATTCAAGTAGGGACGttctgaagcagcagcatttttatAATATGGAGAAACTTTATGTTCTGTTTCACTCTGTAAGCAAGACGGGAGCCTGAGCATGTTATTACACTGTGATTGCCCACAGGGAGGTATATTATGGGATGATATATCCCGCTGTGTTTCCAAAGGAGTTATCATACTTAACCGTGTACAAAAGCCCTTGTTCTAAGAAGGCTTTGGTCGGGCAACTGTGTGTTTCGTAAAAGGTACTTTAATATCTTAGAAGGACCAACTTCCTCACTAGCGCTCTGTGAACACGCTCTTGAGTCTCACAGTTTAAAACACTGCAAGAACTGGGTCCACATTGCCAGAGCAGTCTAGTGACAGACTCACTACATAATGGGCTGTAAAGCTGATGGCAGAGCCCACTGGTACCTACAGCTTTCTGTGGTTAACTTCCAGTACACAGCACTACCCTGTCATTCAGCCCGTCCCTGGTGCGCACATCCCGCGTTGTTTGGGGCACGCAGTACTTCCGTCTTCAGAGCAGATCCCCACCCTGTTCTTGCAGAAACGATGGTGTGATGGTACGATGCTCTTCAAGAGAAAGGTGGACAGAAACAACAAGTCTGAATAGAATTTTGAACCTATCTTGGAAAAAAGTTATCTTACTGCTCTTGCTAAACGGGTATTTGTAGCTGGGCTTAAGAAATGTAACATTCACCAGGTGAATTTCAGGAAGCAGTATTTCcagacagtaaaaataaatagctcCTGATAACAAGGGTAACTCCACAAACCCAGAGGTAGATTTTACACATTAATCAGAAGGGTGCTCAGACTAGTAAGCTCTGCTTCAcggaagatttctttttaaaattgcaggTCCAGCACACTCAGACAGACAGGATTCTCCAGCTGAAGCTAGCCAGGAGTTTGAAGTGCCATGGTCAGGTGACTGCTCATGTCAGCTCTTTTCATCTGCTTTAGAAACTATAGCTTGGAtagatgtatttaaaagctTCTGTAAATGTATCTTgtgtcttttttaaaagtttatatcATTACAAGGTATATGTTATCTTTCTTCAGGTGACCTTCTGACTTCTGACCTAAGTTGCAGGTATAGCAGCTATGGAGAGAGAATTCCAGAGGACTGGAAGTGTGAGAACACTAGATTTCCAGGTATTTGATCGCAAAGTTGTGTGTTCATTTGGGCACATAGTGGCTGGCAGCGTCTGCAGACATGCCAGTACTGCTGTGAGCTGAAAGTTTTGGCAAGAATACAGACACCAATTCCTGAAGCTGACTTTGAGATGAGCAGTGCAGCCTGTCTCAGAAGGCCACTTGCTGTGTAACAGTCATTTCAGCTCACCTGTATTCAGTGATTGACCTGCCTATACGATAGCATCCATGCTAGGCTGGAGCATAACTTTTAAGAGGTACTATTAGAAAAGTATAAGCAGATTAAGGCCCTTCATCAGCATGGAGTGAGTCCGTATTCAGCCATAATTTCACTGGACAGGAAGCGCAGGATTCAGGACTGCGCTGATATCCGCCGTGTAGCTGGCTTTTGGGCAGCACTTGGCTTCTTGCGACACACTGtgctttctgcctttcagaCTTACATCCCATCATGGCAGAGATTCAGAACCGCTGGGCTTCTTGTACTAGGAGTGCCTTTGATGAAAGCTGCCTCAACCTGCCACAGTTTGTACAGCTCATGGAGACATTTGTTGGTGAAGACATTTCTCTGCCTACGGTGAAGAGGCTTATTGCATTTATCAGAGAAGAATACAAAcagacagaggaggaaaaaatggaacAACTAGAGAAAGTAAATATTGATAAGTTTTGCTGATCCCATgtgcaaacaaaaaacaagcaaacgCCTACAGACACTGACAGAGTCAACTTTAATCTCATGCTGGCAGAGCTATTCACTTGCAGCCTTGCATTCTCCATTTCTTCAGAAGACCTTTTACCCCTTTGTTTTCATGAGGATCCTCCCTCCCTAGCCCTTAGCTCTAGAAGTGATGACAGACTCATCCTGTAAGAGGTTGTCTGTCTGTTCTAGAGCCGGACTCAGTGAGGCAGCAGGTTGATAGTCAATTGTGAAAGAGCTCAAAACATTCCTTTCTGCTTATTCACCTTTATAATAGCCAAGAACCTGATCTCTGACCTACTGCACTGGCATGTACGTATGAGGTTGTGGATGTTTTGGGGACGATTTTAAAACAagtgtgtgtggttttgctcTGTGCCTGGCCGTATGTGAATGTGCACACGCTTCTTTGTGTTTAAGTTACAAGGTGCTCTTGTGTGtgttgaaaaaatatattccccTTGTGCACTATCCTCATGCACATCCTCAGGGTGCCCCAGATCGCCTCGGAGAACAGATGTATTTTGTGGTGGGTCTGTCCATAGTAGCCTCTCTAGCTGCATTTTCCTCAGACCTCTTTCTAGcttccctctgtgctgctgacCTAATTTGGATGAGATATTGGATCTGACGGCCCGACTGTCCTCACACTGAACACAACACACGCTGCCAGTACTTTGGCCTTTGAGAGAATTCCACTCCTGCCATTTATCACTGTATGCTGTGCAAAGGCTGGGCTTAAAGGACAAATTGTACGTGCATTTGCTTGGAGCCCACACACTTCAGGGCAGCACCAGCAAAATAATAATGTCCGGAAATACAAACTGTGGAATCCTTGGTGTTACTAACAAGGCTGGGGTTAGTTTTTGGTAGGAGGACATCTGTATTCTGGGAAACTGGCACTAACCTGAGTTGATCTCACCTTAGATCCAGCACACGCTTCATTTGTTCACTGGGAAATAACCCTCTGCAGTGCCGATTCTCCTTGCTAAAGCTGAACCCTCGGCAGTGCTTAGTGTTTCCAAATATCTCCCAGGTTTAACAATTTGTCTCCAAGTCTGAGCTGTGTATGTACAGATTTGGCCTGCCCATAGCAATGATGTGATCAGTGCCACTGCCGTTTCCGTACTTGTGTAGACACTGACCATCTGTGTCCAGGAATTATCAAAGAGCAGCTGTTCCTCTGTTATAGGTTCACCACATCTCTCGCTTGGCCCAACGCAAACTGCTTCTGGAGGCACTTTTTGAAAAGTGGGACAAAAATGCATCTGGGTTTCTGGACCTGGAAGAAGTGGATGCTGTTCTGAGCACATTCAAGGAAGGGATGGAAAAAGAGGCCTTGAGGAAGGGTAAGGagacagctctgctctgagagAACGATGTCAACACGGTAGGCCTTGAACCGCTCACCGACGGCGCTAATGAAGTTGCTGGCAAGAACCAGTCATCGCTGGTTTTTGTAAGCAGTCATAAGCGTACAAGGGAGGATGTATAACATGAAAAGGAACAGTTATGCAGACCTGCTTGTTAATGCATAGGTCCAGTCCCACCTCCTGTGCGAGACTCCCCTGCGACGGATTCCCAGTCAGGGAGGTAGCCCGATGCTTCTGTCACGTTGAGATgtgctgaaaaattatttcagctataaTATGCAACGTGTCCTTGTGATAGGGCAGTGAAAAACACATGTAAAGCCTGAGGATGTTCTGCACTTTTAGTCCAGCCTGTCTGGGTTACCCAGCTATTTTTAACAGATGCATTTTGCTGTGCTATCTGCAGGAATGCACCTCATCGCAGAGAACACCAGCTTTCCTTATGGGTCTCAGACAGCCTTCAGTAATCCACACTGGGGCACAGCTCTCATGAATTGGATAGCAACTTTGAGTCTCACTTCTCTCTTCATTCATTTCTCCAAATAAACTTAGCAAATTTGGTCCTTGACAGAACAGGCTTGGGTCAGACAGAAGCGCTTCACCTGGACCTGCCTGGCAGCCTCATACACATTAACATGCGGGCATTAGGTGCTCTGAAATACTGTATTAGCAATTAAGAACACGTCTGCATGTGTGCTTTGGTGGAGAGGACTGGATTATTCATCTCCACGCTCATCTTCCTGTTGCTTGTTCTGCCTCACATTACTAAAAATGGCTCATTTTGGCAACAACCAAAATCTCTTTGTCCTTTAGCTCACTGGAGGcagctggtggggtggggagcgCACCGGCCTGCTACCATTAATTGTCCCCAGGCTGCATGGCCATAGAAGAAACTGGCAGTTCACAGCTCTCTTGTATTCAAAGCATGCCAGAACACACTACAGAAATATGAAAGGACATAGTCTCTTCCATGAAGGGCTCATAAACTAAAGGACAAATAAATAGAACAATAGCATAGCAAAATCAATACCTCCTACAAGCAACACAGAACTATTTCTAGCAGCTTCAACTTCAAATCTCAAAGATATTGTGGAACAAGCAGGTTTGGGGAAAGGGTTCACAGACATTGCACTTCTCCCAGGTGAAAACAGAGGGTGAAAAGTGGGGAGAATTATTTGGTTTTCCTTGTAAGTGTAACATTACAGATAAAATAGGGAAAACAACTCATTACGCTGTAGCTCAGTAATGAAGGAACTGATCATGCCATGTTCAATCTCATGTGTATctctttcttcatcttcttcttaaaagagaggaaagtggagctgaaaatccatttttataCCATCAAAAAATTCTCCATCCTGATTCTGTcggaaaatcagaaattaaatttaaaaatattgaacgTTGTTTAGTCAGTGGGCAGGATAAGCCAGCATTAACAGTCAGCTCCACCAGTGAGTACTTGCTGCTTCTACAGCTAACATCAGTGATAAAACGCCCCTGACTtctgggggggaaggaggcggCGCTCAGCTCCCATAAACATCGGTGTCTCGGGTGCACTGGGAGGCAATCggggcagctccctgcctggtCCTGTGCATCATTAATCAAAGCATTTTCTATTGCACGGTTCCTTATAGCCCATTGTATGTATTGACCACGAAATGCTCCCTGCTTAACAGCAGTCACTCTTCTACCCGTATAtctttgcttgctttgtttgcCAGTAGGAAGCAGCTTGGCGGAGGGcgctctctccttttctttactTCTTCGGGTCCAACAGGATTCGAAATCAGGAGGCAGGAAAAAGATGATGAAAGCGTTAGTCACGGCAGCGCTCAGGGGAGGCACAGCCAGGAGCATGATCAGGCAGGCACAGCTTGGGCAGAGCCCCCGTGAATCCCGGCTTTGCAGAGCCGGGAAGCCGCCTGCGGCTTGGAAAGCCTGTGCAAGAGCACCCCCGTGAGCCCAGAGCCGTGGTGCGGGAGCCGCAGCAGCGGGTCCGGCACGGGCTGCTACAGCGGCTGAACTACCCTGTTAGACTGGCGGCGATTTAGGCGGTATCTGAATAGAAACCGGTGAGataaattcacattttcatgCTCAGTCTGTTAGGATTACAAGTCTAAAATGAGTCCCATTTGTCTTCAGGATCTCTGGGCAAAATTGGAAGTTAATGAACTAGAGTGAGTGGATACAGGAAAGCGATCCTTGGGAATCACGCATTGACACTTGTGGCGTTCCttgttcctccttccttcaaGCAAAAGGAAACTCTTATTTGCCCGTATTTGGGCCAGCTCGGCTGCGACCTCTGGGACGTGACAAAGGGGGCTGGGGCACAGCTCCGCTCCCCGGCCTTGGGCAAGATGGGAGGGAGCAGCCCCCGTGCAGTGATCTTTGCTCCTTCACTCCCCTGAGAGCTAACAGGCAGCACTTCACTCTTTTagatgtttttaatattaatttattcttctAAACCCTGTATTTTTTACAAAAGCTCTCTTGCTCCACATCTACACCCCTTGGTGCCGTACAAGTGATTCCAGAGCGCTTTTGCCCTGATCTCTGTACAACTTCAGTAGAGTTTTCgttttctttgctcttcattTATGAGATTTAGCACAATACAAATGTTATTTCAATAATTCGTCAAAGGCATCTAAAGAAGGATAATTTAAGAATGATAGTTACTCTGGAAAgcctcaaaattaaaatataatgtcTGCAGTATGGTACGTAATGGAAAATCCAGGACTATGAGTGATCTGTGAAATCATCTGTAGACGCTGACCTTCACATTCTTAATGGGCTTGATGAACAGTTTTGCTGTAAGGTTTCAGCTACTATGACAGTATGCGGAAcgcccacctgcagcccagtcCCACCAGCCCCTCGAGTGTCCGTAAGATTTGGTTCTGACATGAAGATACCTCTGAGTGTTGATAACTCCAAGCAGCCTTCCTGTTTTCCATTGACCTTTATTGTTTAGGTACGTTGCAGAGGTACAAAAGGGGCACAGGAGCAATGCCTTGCAGGTTTCATTCCCAGTAGGTAAGACAGCAGGCATCTAGAGGAAAAGGTGCATCCAGTGTGGAAGCTGGAGGGTACCTGTCATGATGCCAGCTTACATTTAGGAGATAGCTTGAAGAAACCCAGGCTGAAGGACTGGAGTACTTCACCCAAAGCCAGTTTAGGGCTTGATTTGTATTTTgcacaagaaaagcagaacattttaTTCAACTAGACTGTCCCtgtcttcttttctgtttcttctactAGCAAAGAAACACCTTTGCTCCCGTTACCCACAGCTCAGCAGAGTGGGGAAGCTATCCCCAAAGGCATTCCAGACTTTCCTTGAGTTAGTCGCTTCTGAGTTCACTGGTGATGAGGATGAAGCTATTGATAATTTGGTGGAATTTCTGACCACAAGCGTGGAACGAAGTCGCATGGAGTGCCTGCAAAGCTTAGCCAGGAGGAAATGGCTGTACAATATCCAGCAAGCAGCTGAGACCAGCGGAGCAAGCATGGAACCGGTTTATAAAGCAGTGTTTAAGGCCCTCTCCCAGGTACGCACCCCAGGGAGCACGGGAGTCATTTGTGTGGGGATTGTGACACTTACTTCGAACCCTGGTGCACTTGAGTGGAGCTCACAGGTAGCacggggagctgggctgaggcTGGTTTCCTTGTGCTTTTCTGCACTTAGCTGATGAGAGCCAACAGCAATGCACAGAAAGGGCCACAGGTCAGATCTGCGACACCAGAATGCTCGCCCGTGCTCTGCCAATGCAGAATGCATCTCACGGGTACTTATCTCTCACTTTTTGAAGAGCTGACTTGCATCCAATCTGGAAATCCACAGTTATAGTTTTGGAccttctgaaatgaaacacacTGGAGTCAGTCTGGGACAAAGATGGTTAATGTGCAGTGGAGATAATAGTTTCGTTTTTAACTTGCAGCTGCAACTTTAGATGTTTGCCCTCACCATTAAAGCCCTCCTCAAAGCAAAAATTCTCTCGTGGTAGCTGGAATGTTCTTACAATATTGTCTAGATTTGCAATAGCAACTCTGGCACTTGTCTGATTGTTCCAAAGTAATCTCCTACTGGAGAAGAATCCATAGGAGTTTTGCTAAGGCACAGGTTATAATTAGGGATTACTTTTATGTGAACTTCTCCCCATTAGCAGCAGGACAAAAGAAATCCATTTTCCTTGCTAATCAAAACAGCAAGTGTTTTTGCTTGTAACGGAGCGTAGCAGTCAGACACGATCGCAGCGTAGACACGTCCATGTCATGCGGTTGGTGCATGACATACGACATCAGTGACCCAGAACAGCATCTCAGCAAAAAATGAGACAAGTGCTAAGTACATGAAATAAGTGTAATGGCCAACGGCTAATGTACATAATGTAATGGGAAACATTCGGTTGCTAGGATGCAGAAGCCCACGGGGATAACAAGAAGATCAGCGCTTATATTGCCCTTTTGGAAGAGAACCAGCTCTCACCGGAGCGGGGACAGATTCTCCTACACTACGTGGCATGTACCGCAGATGATGCTCCATATGTTCTAAACCAAATACTTTACAGAGACATGAAAGGAGTAAGGTAAGAAAAGCTGCAAATAACTGTtcctttttctcaaaaatatgtGGAATGTCGGAGTGCCAGGCAGTGGTTTGGGGTGCACTGGAAACCGAGGTTGACAGAGTAGTCCAGAGAAGAAATCCCCTCAGGGACCCTTGTGGAATGATTCATTATCATATACATGCCTTTATACTTTGCGTGGTCTACTTAGAACTGCTCTGTTAGGGACTTCGCTCCTTTCCTTGGGGAGATTAGCTCACAGCCTAATCAATCTCATCCTTTAGCAAAAGTCTTTTACCTTGGGcctacattttcttctttaaaaattaattcccttATACCAGTTCACATCCACAGGATATTTGTTGAGGACAATGCCTTTCCTTCCCTAGTGTTTACACTGTAAACAGCTTTCATGCCTCTTTACTTCTCATTTCCAAAAGCTAGACATATTTGTCTCTTTCTGTAAATATTCCTTCTTCGAACCTATTAAATGTAACTGCTGCTCACTTCTGTATTCCCTTTCATTACATTAATTAgttgatgtttttaaaatgtcctaAGGATGAAAAGTGCCTTATTTATTGCCACTGTCTTTGGGGTGCAAGTGGTAAACAAGGTATTTCTGGGTGTGGCCAGAATGAGGAGCTAACATCTTCCTTCTCTGATGCCCAAAAGCAGGGAGAGATCAAAACTGCAGTTATTTATTGCTTTGCTAGAGGTTTTCTGCTACTCTGAAAGAACCTCCTCATAAATTTATCTTTCAGCTTTGCAGCTGTTGAAGAGGGAAAGCCAATCCATGTTCCAAGAGTTCAGCTCCACGGAAATATCCACTTCTGGAACTACGACCGCCCagtggaggagagaagaggtTCACTCCTGATACTGCCATTGCACGATGTGCGCTGGAAAGTCTTCGGCATTCTGGGCCTTGACACTCTTCGGGACCAGCGTGAGAAAACCATCTTTCTGACCCACGAGATCAGTTTCTATCAGGTGGGCACCATTGGAAAGCAGATGGTTAGACCACTCTTCAAAGAAGTGTGTATGGACCACATGAATTTTACATGTTCATTCTGAGTAAACGTAAGATGTACAACAAAGCACAGAACTGTGGGCCCCTTTCTACTCTATATGGTGAAAGTGGTGTGAGCCGAACACCTTAGCAATATCTTACTGATTAGCATCTTATCTGTAACTGATTATGAGGTATCACTTTACCAATAATTTCTTTAAGCTTCTCCTGACTAGTAAACTAATTGCACTTTTGTGCAAAGCCCACAGATAGTGGCTTTTGTTGCCTGAAGCTCTGAACCTCATGTTTGCGTTTGTTTCCATAAAGTGGCATGAAACCTTGCTTTTTTACATGGTGGACTAATTATAAGCAACAGCAGTCTGGATTTCTTTGGGATGCTCTTTAGAATCAGCCTCGCTGTGGATGCATCATCCGGGCAGCAGGGAGCGCAGCGAGCCAACATTACCAGTCAATTTGGCTGTCTTCACTAAACCCAGCTTTGTCTAGTTTAGGACTTGGCTGTGACCTGGGTACTCCAGAGCTTTAGAGCATTATTTGATCAAGGGACATTTCACAGTCACTATTCAGCTTTGCAAGTTGTGATTAAAGTAACCTGTTATGACCATTTTGGTTCATTTTGCTGCATGAAAGTTTCCCCAGATTTTTCCCAAAATCATACGGAATTGTCTGGCTCATTTGGGGATTCTGCTTTCACAGGGAGTTTCTCAGGCGTTCAGCAAAGCCTACCACCATGTCTGCAGACTGGAAAATATTCTACAGATGACTGTTACTGCTCTGGACTGGTTGTATCCCAGGACACCCAGCATCCACGCCATTGTTATGTACCTGGTGGAGCCTGGCAAAGACAAGGTACACAGATTACTGCAGTGAGAAGGCCTGCAAGAGTCGGGGCTGACAAGGCTGCTTTAGCAAGGAGCTGCCATTTCTAGTTGCCTGTCATTTCCACTGGTTTTGTCATAAAAACTGAAGCCTGTCTGAGATTCTTGTGCCTGCCTGTGGAACAGAAAGGCTACAAACGTAGAGAGAGAAGGCTCCCTCTGTAAAGGAGGccactcttcatttttttcGTCCTCCCATGTAAAACAATTCAAGAGCACTGCTACTATAGTCCCTTCTTCATGGGAAAAGGGAATATTCTCCTGCTTCAATGCTCACAGCTGCATAGCAACCAACAGAGCAGAAACCCCACACCtatccatccacccatccataGGTTAGTCAACACCGCAAGTCCCCACTAAAGCTTTCTTGCCTGGGACCTCCACAAATGGAAATACTCTTCTGTGGAGATTCCGTGCCTGTCAAAATTATGatattttataagaaaaaggaatgtCCTAGCTAATGTATTCGCTCTTCATTCTGAACTAATGTCAGCAGCCAAGACTAAATACAACTCAGGAAGTGGCTGCTCCCAAAGCTAGCTTGTAAaggcagccccgctccccgccggtCATACTGCAGTTGCTGAGCAGGCACTTGGGCCCTGGGAAGCTTGTCACTTCATAAACAAGTGAGTTAAGAAGATGAAAAGTGTATGCAATATTTAGGACCGATCCTGTGTCATCACAAAGTCTCTATGACATCTGCTGTAGCTGCTTCCTCTGATAAGCACAGTTTATGTTGGCAGCTTTCTGTTGCCATTCCAGGCTCTGCTCTGTTCCCTTGTTAGCTGCCCGATAGCCAGGTCATTTGCTCCTCTCTGTGCTTTTCACGTGTCAAGGCACATTGACACAAACGTGACATGAGAAAGGGGACTGCAAGGGgatgagaaaaagaagggaaacctCTTCTTGGCCTGTGGGTGTTCCTCAGTGTGGAGCCTAGGGATGGATTGAATTGTCTGGCTGAGGGAGGTCCAGGGCACATTCTTCATGCGTCTTGAGCAATACATTCTGGGAATAAAACCAAGCACTGCTGGGAGATGTCTTTAACCATCCCATTGCCCTCGAATGTAGATAGGAGTTCAAGAAAGAAACAATTCCCTCCCTCTCCGTGCTTCAAAATAGCTGTTCCTTTCCTGGATGCTGCTAaacctcctttttctctctggcaGACACGTGACTACGCTCTGCGCAAGGTGACTACTACAGATAATACAGGACAAAAAGAAATTCATAGCTCTCCTGTTCTTCtcctcagaaaagaaaacctcttaAGGTAGGCTCCAGCACCTGCAATTGAAGTAGATACCTCTGGTCCTAGACTCTAGCCTGCATTGGGCATGATCCCCATTACATATAGCCCATGGTAATGCAACCCTGCATGAGCATCTGGCTGTAGCTCTCTCACTACCAAGGCTTCTGGTGCGTGTGCATGTGATAGTGTATCATGAAGGGCTGAggagtattttttctttgagtttAGGCCTGCAAAAACTTAACTTCCAACTTAATGGTCATCAGCTGAGCTGCCAAGCAAGCTCTACGTCTGCTGCGAAAGGTTTGCAGGATTAGAGCCTACCCTGAAACATTTTGCTCTTTAGGATAATCAGTCTTTTCTCCCGGCCAATATTAGTCTCATTTCCTTCACTATCTGTTTCCTTCCACTGCCAAGATCCTCACACACTTGTCTTTTACACGTATCATCCTTGTTGTCAAAGCTGGTTGAACAGCCATTTGCTGTTCCAGCAGatcttttactttttataaaACTCTATAGAACAAATGTCAGTGTGGCTATAAAAAGGAAACTGTTCTTAAAGCAAGACTACAACCTAATTCAGGTTTGTTAAATTCTTAGGATTTTCAGCAATTGCCTTGGCTAAGCAATATTCTTCCACAATATTGTATTTGTATATGGCTTGAATGATACTTAAAGCTGTGCGTATTTCAGTCCAAGGAAATGAACAGTGATTCAGCAATGTAATACCTTTGTTTTAACAACAAGAGATGAATGGCATCTTACTAAAATATGCTAAATAAATTGCCAAGAGAAACCAGAATGGTAAAGTCTAGTACATTTTCCTCCCTTAACTCCCATTGCAGAGTTTACCTATTTAAGTGCGCAGACAGTTCAGAGGTCGCTCGCACTTGTGTCTGTGGAGAATACCACATTGCAGTACCCCTCCGTGACCTATCAGGACGAGCTCTTGGGATATTTGATATCAGCACCAGACACCACCAGAAATTACCACCTCATGAACACAAAGACctgcagaaaatgctgaagatgGCCCAAGCTGCCTGCTCTGAGATACTGAAGAGGTCTTTAGAGGAAACAGAACCTACCTACGTACTGGGTACTGTGCATACAGAGCCAAGCTAGGTTTTTTTAGAGTTGAAATTAGGAGTCTCAGTTAAACCATGTCTAAAGCACCATTCCTGTAAGTATAGAAAGGCAA contains:
- the EFCAB5 gene encoding EF-hand calcium-binding domain-containing protein 5 isoform X2; this translates as MAAQPEAAQRAGPKHPKLGGENRTATGRKRNQGNDELPYLSNYAPWKECFYEKVQQRCLRLQETKVKMIRAQKAKEEKIKRREPWDWLSKAWFSEEKESLDTRIYLLDKLLPTLIPGMEKLLMEVERKNVLAPDKEPTKFNPINFLGEYLMRHNPRYSISAKPGPYVRGMKMVTEELKSEVPGTTSERLARMKSEAKSKRKEREQVDNLKSQVKEMRKEALAIQFKEWTVDVNGRIPIALVQSALRSFPDVIASNPMDVRKAIYARKLEIIDTLGKKLNIDEFTEYVHSYTEHFSNDLFQEILQHLCQCADNFQGAIRRDMWRQMFTDLFLDCDYGKVGLLDRRKILALLADFYDRSPVIAKRGFCNPRQWPIIELQEIELADLWGGLDDQEGCEELSEKLVLSPAGISEGEILACQPVEDNRQSTNTMRTSVRGGLFEQMGMREAETGGISKAEHQAPESSDAEVRKEGEGAVSAVKSTDFKASDLDGDTIPSEKSCFHEDIKTGRQTESASADKEEEAFPGSASTGYSLSRGGEPGCEKQVEEEEFSQGGEPERETNREGDCRISDREPGSEGQVSREKDNCIAEATHTISEPTPEAITMTLEDRAVADVDIIASKQAAPVAEVVKETPARTDTFSRRHGSQFGQQTSSETRPQDEDLLQDQSKGPAHSDRQDSPAEASQEFEVPWSGDLLTSDLSCRYSSYGERIPEDWKCENTRFPDLHPIMAEIQNRWASCTRSAFDESCLNLPQFVQLMETFVGEDISLPTVKRLIAFIREEYKQTEEEKMEQLEKVHHISRLAQRKLLLEALFEKWDKNASGFLDLEEVDAVLSTFKEGMEKEALRKAKKHLCSRYPQLSRVGKLSPKAFQTFLELVASEFTGDEDEAIDNLVEFLTTSVERSRMECLQSLARRKWLYNIQQAAETSGASMEPVYKAVFKALSQDAEAHGDNKKISAYIALLEENQLSPERGQILLHYVACTADDAPYVLNQILYRDMKGVSFAAVEEGKPIHVPRVQLHGNIHFWNYDRPVEERRGSLLILPLHDVRWKVFGILGLDTLRDQREKTIFLTHEISFYQGVSQAFSKAYHHVCRLENILQMTVTALDWLYPRTPSIHAIVMYLVEPGKDKTRDYALRKVTTTDNTGQKEIHSSPVLLLRKENLLRNLMTI
- the EFCAB5 gene encoding EF-hand calcium-binding domain-containing protein 5 isoform X1 → MAAQPEAAQRAGPKHPKLGGENRTATGRKRNQGNDELPYLSNYAPWKECFYEKVQQRCLRLQETKVKMIRAQKAKEEKIKRREPWDWLSKAWFSEEKESLDTRIYLLDKLLPTLIPGMEKLLMEVERKNVLAPDKEPTKFNPINFLGEYLMRHNPRYSISAKPGPYVRGMKMVTEELKSEVPGTTSERLARMKSEAKSKRKEREQVDNLKSQVKEMRKEALAIQFKEWTVDVNGRIPIALVQSALRSFPDVIASNPMDVRKAIYARKLEIIDTLGKKLNIDEFTEYVHSYTEHFSNDLFQEILQHLCQCADNFQGAIRRDMWRQMFTDLFLDCDYGKVGLLDRRKILALLADFYDRSPVIAKRGFCNPRQWPIIELQEIELADLWGGLDDQEGCEELSEKLVLSPAGISEGEILACQPVEDNRQSTNTMRTSVRGGLFEQMGMREAETGGISKAEHQAPESSDAEVRKEGEGAVSAVKSTDFKASDLDGDTIPSEKSCFHEDIKTGRQTESASADKEEEAFPGSASTGYSLSRGGEPGCEKQVEEEEFSQGGEPERETNREGDCRISDREPGSEGQVSREKDNCIAEATHTISEPTPEAITMTLEDRAVADVDIIASKQAAPVAEVVKETPARTDTFSRRHGSQFGQQTSSETRPQDEDLLQDQSKGPAHSDRQDSPAEASQEFEVPWSGDLLTSDLSCRYSSYGERIPEDWKCENTRFPDLHPIMAEIQNRWASCTRSAFDESCLNLPQFVQLMETFVGEDISLPTVKRLIAFIREEYKQTEEEKMEQLEKVHHISRLAQRKLLLEALFEKWDKNASGFLDLEEVDAVLSTFKEGMEKEALRKAKKHLCSRYPQLSRVGKLSPKAFQTFLELVASEFTGDEDEAIDNLVEFLTTSVERSRMECLQSLARRKWLYNIQQAAETSGASMEPVYKAVFKALSQDAEAHGDNKKISAYIALLEENQLSPERGQILLHYVACTADDAPYVLNQILYRDMKGVSFAAVEEGKPIHVPRVQLHGNIHFWNYDRPVEERRGSLLILPLHDVRWKVFGILGLDTLRDQREKTIFLTHEISFYQGVSQAFSKAYHHVCRLENILQMTVTALDWLYPRTPSIHAIVMYLVEPGKDKTRDYALRKVTTTDNTGQKEIHSSPVLLLRKENLLRGRTNGKFEARRGSVPSVHAAGPA